One Cryptomeria japonica chromosome 9, Sugi_1.0, whole genome shotgun sequence genomic window carries:
- the LOC131062781 gene encoding syntaxin-related protein KNOLLE yields MPFHHNPFQIIQVLLFIEIPLIQKSFHINQFTMADLQIVHDSMKEDEKSSSGYSHGGSVLVQIIQAQKELKAIDECLETLRKNHEESKNRVKEGSITDRAKAMISMILEKVRSIQNLLDDLNRDQTGTVRMVVNGIRKSLKDRLDLLNHLRQNIRDDYREEVERYCFIVSGQYPSAQVVDEMMQSAEGHSFQIVHQALGISHGEDALIRVRSMEDKYKEIKGIEADLKELQQIFMDLSVLVWDQGEGLDEIEKNMVFSATAMEDGVAHLSSAATANVSSHKWIWIGVCCLLLVLLLVLVILVVLYFTQKSMMYAIFDCFSVMKQFSM; encoded by the coding sequence ATGCCATTCCATCACAATCCATTTCAGATCATTCAAGTTCTCTTATTCATTGAGATCCCATTAATCCAAAAATCATTCCATATCAATCAATTCACCATGGCCGATCTGCAAATTGTTCATGATTccatgaaagaagatgaaaaatccTCTTCTGGTTATAGTCATGGCGGCTCTGTTCTTGTTCAGATCATACAAGCCCAGAAAGAATTGAAGGCCATAGATGAATGTCTTGAGACTCTGAGAAAAAATCATGAAGAAAGCAAGAACAGAGTCAAAGAAGGCTCAATAACAGACAGGGCAAAAGCAATGATCAGCATGATCTTAGAGAAGGTGAGATCTATTCAAAATTTGTTGGATGATCTTAACAGAGATCAAACAGGGACTGTAAGAATGGTAGTGAATGGTATAAGAAAATCCCTGAAAGATAGATTAGATCTTTTAAATCATCTTAGGCAAAATATCAGAGATGATTACAGAGAAGAAGTTGAGAGATATTGTTTTATTGTTTCTGGTCAATACCCATCGGCACAGGTAGTGGATGAGATGATGCAGAGTGCAGAGGGCCACAGTTTTCAGATTGTTCACCAAGCTTTGGGTATCAGTCATGGAGAAGATGCCCTAATTAGGGTTCGTTCCATGGAAGACAAGTATAAAGAAATTAAAGGGATTGAAGCAGATCTAAAGGAGTTGCAGCAGATTTTCATGGATCTGTCAGTATTGGTTTGGGATCAGGGGGAGGGATTGGATGAGATTGAGAAGAACATGGTGTTTAGTGCTACTGCAATGGAGGATGGGGTTGCACACTTGAGTTCTGCTGCTACTGCAAATGTAAGTTCACACAAGTGGATTTGGATTGGGGTCTGTTGTTTGTTGTTGGTATTGCTTCTTGTATTGGTCATTTTAGTTGTCTTATACTTCACCCAAAAGTCCATGATGTATGCCATATTTGATTGTTTTTCTGTTATGAAACAGTTTTCTATGTAA